The Desulfovibrio fairfieldensis sequence CGACGAGAAGGGTGAGTCCGCCATACGGACTCACCCTATTTTTCTACGCTGAGAGCAATCTGCTCCACTTCCAGAGCAATGCGCTTTTACCATAACCTACGTCCAGCATGGCCAGGGCTTGGTAGGTAAGCGCGAAAGCGCGTTTTTCCCCTTCAATGAGAAGCAGATGATCCGCCAAGTCCGGCAAAATGACGCGCAGGCGGTCAATTTCCCGCAGCACATGGGAGTGCTTGCGGCAGGCTATGCGGGCGACTTCCATAGAGGTGGCGACATGTTCCATGGCTATGCCCCCTGCCGCTCTGACAGAATGGACGCGGCCTGGGTCATGTGCCGGGTGATCCGGAAGCCGCGGGCAAAGGCGTCACGAGCCTCGTCAAAGGGATTGAGGTAGGCCATTGCCAGAGATATATCCTCGGAGCCTCCGCGGCGTGCCTGCTCTCTGGCCGTGGCCAACAGATACGGTTTGGCGCCGATGTGGATCTCGCCCAGCAGCTCCTCGACGATCCGGCGCAGTTGCTCCATACGCCGCAGATAGTCTTGGAAGGTTTCCTGGGATAGCCCGGAATTTTCCAGGACAAGACACTCAGGCGTTTCATCCTTCACTGCTGCCGCCAGAGCTTCCACCCGGCCGTACCAGCCTTCCTCGCGCAGCCCAGGGATGGCCTCTTCTTTCAGCCAAGTTTCGAAATCCCGGGACTGCGGCTTGGTGCAACGCTCAATCATGGCGCGCACGGCTTCTTCTGAAAGCATCCGGACCTTGGGCACGCAGCACTTGCCCTGCCGAGGAGAGACGATTCTCCAGGTACCGTCATAGCTGTCGCGCCCGAGCACGCCCTCCCACAGCGCCGGCAGCTCGGCGGGGAGCCAGCCCGAGGCCGCCGCATAGCCCAGAGCCGGGCCCAGATCGTTGACGGCAATCCAGAGATGGCCGTCCTTTGTGGCTGCACGCAGCTTTTGGCCTGCGAATTCCAGCGAGTGCAGATGCACGCCGGGCTTTATATTCTGGGGCATAAGCGTCGGGGCAGGCAATGCGGCCGAAGCGCGCTCCGCCCTGCCCTTCGTCCAGTAGTTCCAGAGCGCTTCGTCGCACTCGGCCTGGTAGAGCTCAATTTTGGGCCGAAGATCGGCTCGGACCTTTTTGGGATTGATGCTGGCGAGAAATGCCGGCAATTTGCGCACGGGCATGCAAAGAGTTTGCTGCTGACCTCCCTCGGAAGGTGTTGCGATGATCGCAACACCCCATCTTTCCTTATTGGCATTGAGCTTTGCCGTCTGAGAAGGCCAATTCAAGCCCAAATTTTCGATAATGGGCTTGACCGGAGTGAAGGGCTGTCCGTTGATGGTTGTGCAG is a genomic window containing:
- a CDS encoding phage antirepressor N-terminal domain-containing protein, with protein sequence MSQTPVFALSSVPFHGDTIFCTTINGQPFTPVKPIIENLGLNWPSQTAKLNANKERWGVAIIATPSEGGQQQTLCMPVRKLPAFLASINPKKVRADLRPKIELYQAECDEALWNYWTKGRAERASAALPAPTLMPQNIKPGVHLHSLEFAGQKLRAATKDGHLWIAVNDLGPALGYAAASGWLPAELPALWEGVLGRDSYDGTWRIVSPRQGKCCVPKVRMLSEEAVRAMIERCTKPQSRDFETWLKEEAIPGLREEGWYGRVEALAAAVKDETPECLVLENSGLSQETFQDYLRRMEQLRRIVEELLGEIHIGAKPYLLATAREQARRGGSEDISLAMAYLNPFDEARDAFARGFRITRHMTQAASILSERQGA